One Aggregicoccus sp. 17bor-14 genomic window, GAGGAGTGCACGCGGGTAGCAGGCAGGCTCGGCCAGAAGTAGGCGGCCAAGCTCGCAGCGTGGGGCGCGCATGTGCCGGGAGGTGCGGGCGCGCGCACCTCTGCGCAGGCGGAGCCCTGCCCACATTCCCCTCGGGAACAGGGGCCCGGATAATGCCGCGCTCCGATGCTCCGCGGTGGAGCACGCGCAAGCTGCCGTCGCTCCACGCGAAGCGCGTGTCGACGGGTCCGAGGTCCGAACGTTGTCACAGCCGTACCGTCCCGAGGCGCAGCGCCTCTGCACCCGCAGCACCGTCCTCTGCCTCCTGCTCGGCGCGGCCCTGGCGTCTGCCGCGGCCTCGGCCTCCGCCCCGGGGACCTCCGAGCGCGACCCGCGCCTCTCGGTCGCGCCGGACGCTCCCTTCGTCCTGCGCTCGGTGGGTGGCGTGCAGCGCATCGCGGGGCTCACCGGCGTGGGCTCGCCCAACGCCACGGAGCGTTACGGCATCGAGGGGACCGACCTCGGCTCCATGTTCTCCTTCGGCGGCCGCACCTGGTTCGTCTTCGGCGACACCTTCGGCAAGCGCGAGAAGGGGAGCATCGGGGCGGGCGGCGCGCAGTGGCGCTCCAACACCATCGCGTACACGCGCGACACGGACCCCACCGACGGCATCACCTTCGACGGGATGCTCGTGGACGGGCGCGGCAGGGCCCGGCAGCTGGTGCCCTCCAAGAAGGTGGACGGCGACGAGATGACCGTCATCCCTACCCACGGCTTCGCCGCGGGGGACACCATGTACCTGCACTGGATGTCGGTGCGGCACTGGGGCAAGCCCGGCGAGTGGGAGACGAACTTCGCGGGGCTCGCGAAGTCCACCGACGAGGGGCGCACCTGGACGGTGCTGGACGCGCCGCGCTGGGGCGGTGAGAGCAGCTTCGTGCAGGTGGCGCCTGCCACCGTGCGCGAGGACGGGGCGGACTGGCTCTACTTCTGGGGCACCACGCACGGGCGCTTCGGCGGCGTGTCGCTGATGAAGGTGCCGGCCTCGCAGGTCGAGTCGCCCGCGGCCTACCGCTACTTCCAGGGGACGGACGCGAAGGGCGCCCCCCGCTGGAGCGCGAGCCAGGCCCAGGCCCGGCGCGTCGTGGACGACACCACCGGGGAGCTCTCGGTGGTGTGGAACGCGTACCTCGGCCACTGGCTGATGAGCTACCTCAAGGAGGGCACGGGCATCGTGATGCGCGAGGGGCTCGCGCCGTGGGGGCCCTGGGGCCCCGCGGTGAAGGTGCTCGACGCGGCCGACGCCCCGGGCGCCTACGCGCCCTTCATGGCCGAGCAGTACGTGCGCGACGGCGGCCGCACCGTGTACTTCTCCCTGTCCGCGTGGGGGCCCTACAACGTCTCCTGGTACAAGGCGGAGCTCACGCGGGCGGACGGCGCCTCGGCCTCTCCCGAGGTCGTGAAGCGCGAGCCCACCGGGCCGCAGCCGCTCGCGCGCGAGGTGCTCTGAGCCCGCCTGGGGGCCGGAGGGCCGGGGCCTGTCCCGGCGAGCGCCCGCCAGCGGACGGGCGGCGATAAGGTTCTTGCTCAAACCTTGTCGAGCCGCCCGCGGACGTGTAGGAGGCCCAGCGTGCCGAAGCGGAACTCACGG contains:
- a CDS encoding DUF4185 domain-containing protein codes for the protein MSQPYRPEAQRLCTRSTVLCLLLGAALASAAASASAPGTSERDPRLSVAPDAPFVLRSVGGVQRIAGLTGVGSPNATERYGIEGTDLGSMFSFGGRTWFVFGDTFGKREKGSIGAGGAQWRSNTIAYTRDTDPTDGITFDGMLVDGRGRARQLVPSKKVDGDEMTVIPTHGFAAGDTMYLHWMSVRHWGKPGEWETNFAGLAKSTDEGRTWTVLDAPRWGGESSFVQVAPATVREDGADWLYFWGTTHGRFGGVSLMKVPASQVESPAAYRYFQGTDAKGAPRWSASQAQARRVVDDTTGELSVVWNAYLGHWLMSYLKEGTGIVMREGLAPWGPWGPAVKVLDAADAPGAYAPFMAEQYVRDGGRTVYFSLSAWGPYNVSWYKAELTRADGASASPEVVKREPTGPQPLAREVL